A section of the Streptomyces sp. NBC_00178 genome encodes:
- a CDS encoding LuxR C-terminal-related transcriptional regulator, with amino-acid sequence MGKSRLIREAVGHPVLGPGRGAGVTLLAGACPPLREPFPYGPVFDVLRTLEGAVPAGLNPVCGALRPYMPELAGRLPPAPDPLADPAAAAHRLFRAVRALLAATAPVVLVVEDLHWADDGTRDLLRFLVDDPPPGLSTVLSYRREDLPGGSLPLGRAYRHPPGVTSVLIPLVPLDVTGVRTLAAALTGGDVPTAVAERLHGRTAGIPFVLEFVLEDPAELDGSGGAVPALLQEAMTERLAGLSAPAAASVHAAAVLRVPATEELIGAVAGQKGDAAADALREALLAGVLHDIGDDRYGFRHGLAQQAVYEGLLRLDRRRLHRRVVTVLAAQDNPPLVQLSYHAKESGDLDIWRGYAEQAAQSARELGDTALAVELYEQLLDDPGLPEADRARMAVRLSRAALVGLAYRRSSRLLRRIVSSAPSVDLPDAVRGEIRLNLGLLLNNQAGRHEQGRLDTEAAVDELHDQPELAARGMAGLAMPVWGEHHESVYVRWAERAEELAARHGDRALRIAVRGNHLALRVGLGRGDEACAEALALLGEPAERAEQVQLARMCANLTDVCAWVGRDADAGRFSAEGMRLAEAAGAPFMRGIIEGTALRMAWTRGRWQGLAEAARGVLADAPGLSGIESDAHLVVGLLAETRGEWGQALGHLEAAALGDPSNAPAPALAVASAAAVRVLLERGEVPEACAEADRALGRVRRKGVWGWAAELVPAAVAAYARAGRAVAAGELVAEFEAGLGDRDAPAARAALAACRGAHAEAAVLFAALPAPYPAALCAEAAASDVEQLAAVAARFEALGATRDAARCRSALRGSGVARTGGSPRGRRGYGNELSPRERDVARLVATGHTNRQIAELLFLSPRTVEQHVAKVLRKLDVATRAEVERAGPV; translated from the coding sequence GTGGGCAAGTCCCGCCTGATCCGCGAAGCCGTCGGCCACCCCGTGCTCGGCCCCGGGCGGGGAGCGGGGGTGACACTTCTCGCCGGAGCATGCCCACCGCTGCGCGAACCCTTCCCGTACGGCCCCGTCTTCGACGTGCTCAGGACCCTCGAAGGCGCGGTGCCGGCCGGACTGAACCCGGTGTGCGGGGCGCTGCGCCCCTACATGCCGGAACTCGCCGGCCGGCTGCCGCCCGCGCCCGACCCACTGGCCGATCCGGCGGCCGCGGCCCACCGGCTCTTCCGCGCGGTGCGCGCCCTGCTGGCCGCGACAGCCCCGGTCGTCCTCGTCGTCGAGGATCTCCACTGGGCCGACGACGGGACGAGGGACCTGCTGCGCTTCCTCGTCGACGACCCGCCACCGGGGCTGTCCACCGTGCTCAGTTACCGGCGCGAGGACCTTCCGGGCGGGTCGCTGCCGCTCGGCCGCGCCTACCGGCACCCGCCCGGCGTCACATCGGTGCTGATCCCGCTCGTCCCGCTTGACGTCACCGGGGTGCGCACCCTGGCCGCAGCGCTGACGGGCGGCGACGTGCCGACGGCCGTGGCGGAGCGGCTCCACGGCCGGACCGCCGGAATACCGTTCGTGCTGGAGTTCGTCCTGGAGGACCCCGCCGAGCTGGACGGATCCGGCGGCGCGGTTCCCGCCCTCCTCCAGGAGGCGATGACCGAACGGCTGGCCGGCCTGTCGGCGCCCGCGGCGGCGTCGGTGCACGCCGCCGCCGTGCTGCGCGTGCCCGCGACCGAGGAGCTGATCGGAGCGGTGGCCGGCCAGAAGGGCGACGCGGCGGCGGACGCGCTCCGGGAGGCACTGCTCGCCGGCGTGCTGCACGACATCGGGGACGACCGGTACGGATTCCGCCATGGACTGGCCCAACAGGCGGTGTACGAGGGGCTCCTGCGCCTCGACCGGCGCCGGCTGCACCGCCGGGTGGTCACCGTCCTCGCCGCGCAGGACAACCCGCCTCTCGTTCAACTCTCCTATCACGCGAAGGAGTCGGGTGACCTCGACATCTGGCGCGGGTATGCCGAGCAGGCCGCCCAGTCCGCCCGCGAGCTCGGTGACACCGCACTCGCCGTCGAACTCTACGAGCAGTTGCTCGACGATCCCGGGCTGCCGGAGGCCGACCGTGCGCGGATGGCCGTGCGGCTCAGCCGCGCCGCACTGGTGGGCCTCGCGTACCGGCGCTCCAGCCGGCTGCTGCGCCGTATCGTCTCGTCCGCCCCGTCCGTGGACCTGCCCGACGCCGTACGCGGGGAGATCCGGCTCAACCTGGGGCTGCTGCTCAACAACCAGGCCGGCCGGCACGAACAGGGCCGGCTCGACACCGAGGCCGCCGTCGACGAGCTCCACGACCAGCCCGAACTCGCGGCCCGCGGCATGGCGGGGCTCGCCATGCCCGTATGGGGCGAGCACCACGAGTCGGTGTACGTGCGCTGGGCCGAGCGCGCGGAGGAACTGGCCGCCCGGCACGGTGACCGCGCCCTGCGCATCGCCGTACGCGGCAACCACCTGGCGCTGCGGGTCGGTCTCGGCCGCGGCGACGAGGCGTGCGCCGAGGCGCTGGCCCTGCTCGGGGAGCCGGCGGAGCGCGCCGAGCAGGTGCAGCTGGCCCGGATGTGCGCCAACCTGACCGACGTCTGCGCGTGGGTGGGGCGCGACGCCGACGCCGGACGGTTCTCGGCCGAGGGGATGCGGCTGGCGGAGGCCGCGGGCGCGCCGTTCATGCGCGGCATCATCGAGGGAACCGCGCTGCGCATGGCGTGGACGCGGGGCCGCTGGCAGGGGCTCGCCGAGGCCGCCCGCGGCGTGCTCGCCGACGCCCCCGGCCTCTCCGGCATCGAGTCCGACGCCCACCTCGTGGTCGGGCTGCTCGCCGAGACGCGAGGGGAGTGGGGGCAGGCACTGGGGCACCTCGAAGCCGCCGCGCTCGGCGATCCGTCCAACGCCCCCGCCCCCGCGCTCGCCGTCGCGTCGGCGGCGGCCGTCCGCGTCCTGCTGGAGCGCGGCGAGGTGCCGGAGGCCTGCGCCGAGGCGGACCGGGCGCTCGGCCGGGTGCGGCGCAAGGGCGTCTGGGGCTGGGCGGCCGAACTCGTCCCGGCCGCGGTGGCGGCGTACGCCAGGGCGGGGCGCGCCGTGGCGGCCGGGGAGCTGGTGGCGGAGTTCGAGGCGGGACTCGGTGACCGGGACGCGCCCGCCGCCCGGGCGGCGCTCGCGGCCTGCCGGGGAGCGCACGCCGAGGCCGCCGTGCTGTTCGCGGCGCTTCCGGCCCCCTATCCGGCGGCCCTGTGCGCGGAGGCGGCGGCGTCCGACGTGGAACAACTCGCTGCGGTGGCCGCCCGGTTCGAGGCGCTGGGGGCGACCCGCGACGCCGCCCGCTGCCGTAGCGCGCTGAGGGGGAGCGGAGTCGCGCGGACCGGCGGGTCGCCCCGAGGGCGCAGGGGCTACGGCAACGAGCTCTCCCCACGCGAACGCGACGTCGCCCGCCTGGTCGCCACCGGGCACACCAACCGGCAGATCGCCGAGCTGCTGTTCCTGTCGCCCCGGACGGTGGAACAGCACGTCGCGAAGGTGCTGCGGAAGCTGGACGTCGCCACCCGCGCCGAGGTCGAGCGGGCGGGACCGGTCTGA
- a CDS encoding S8 family serine peptidase, whose amino-acid sequence MCTGAAVAAVLGLAGNVPAQAATAPSPSAHGRVLGADSADAIPGRYVVALDGAPGIAAATTARQLVAEHGGTLRTVYSTAFRGFALEATATQARELAASAGVRYVQADAVVRATGTQPAPPSWGLDRVDGAKDSSYAYPNAGEGVTAYIVDTGLYGQHADFEGRASSGYDFIDNDSDASDCHGHGTHVAGTVGSKDYGVAKKVKLVGVRVLNCQGSGSTSQIVAGMDWVARNAKKPAIANMSLGGGSDQAMDDAVQGAINAGVPVAVAAGNDSKDACGTSPARLPAAITLGSTDSNDARSSFSNYGRCLDLFAPGGSIVSTRMGGGTQTMSGTSMATPHAAGAAAIYLSAHTGATPQQVRDALVNNSLSGVVTNPGTSSPNKLLDVSDLGGTPTEPGEPVAAFTAQCSATGPACAFDGSGSFDPDGSISSYAWDFGDGTTGEGAKPSHTYAKAGTYGVRLTVTDDSGETGTLTKQVTAGTTEPPSGQVPTASFTLSCWYADCTFDASASTDPDDDIASYAWKFGDNTTANGRTATHRYPAAQRTYTAQLTVTDKGGRTGTASRQVTCFAVGSGQPLCFAG is encoded by the coding sequence TTGTGTACCGGCGCCGCCGTCGCGGCGGTGCTCGGTCTCGCCGGGAACGTCCCCGCGCAGGCCGCCACCGCGCCCTCGCCCTCGGCCCATGGCCGGGTCCTGGGCGCGGACAGCGCCGACGCCATACCCGGCAGGTACGTCGTGGCCCTGGACGGCGCCCCCGGGATCGCCGCCGCCACCACCGCGCGGCAACTCGTGGCCGAGCACGGCGGCACGCTGCGCACGGTCTACTCGACCGCCTTCCGGGGCTTCGCCCTGGAGGCCACGGCGACGCAGGCCCGGGAACTCGCGGCGTCGGCGGGGGTGCGATACGTCCAGGCCGACGCGGTGGTCCGGGCCACGGGCACCCAGCCCGCCCCGCCGTCCTGGGGCCTGGACCGCGTCGACGGTGCCAAGGACTCCTCGTACGCCTACCCGAACGCGGGTGAGGGCGTCACGGCGTACATCGTGGACACCGGGCTGTACGGCCAGCACGCCGATTTCGAGGGCCGGGCCTCGTCCGGTTACGACTTCATCGACAACGACAGCGATGCCAGCGACTGTCATGGGCATGGCACGCATGTGGCGGGCACGGTGGGCAGCAAGGACTACGGCGTGGCCAAGAAGGTGAAGCTCGTCGGCGTGCGCGTCCTCAACTGCCAGGGCTCGGGCTCCACCTCGCAGATCGTCGCCGGCATGGACTGGGTGGCCAGGAACGCCAAGAAGCCGGCGATCGCCAACATGTCGCTCGGCGGCGGCAGCGACCAGGCGATGGACGACGCGGTCCAGGGCGCCATCAACGCCGGGGTGCCGGTCGCGGTGGCAGCCGGCAACGACAGCAAGGACGCCTGCGGCACCAGTCCCGCCCGCCTGCCGGCCGCCATCACGCTCGGTTCCACCGACAGCAACGACGCCCGCTCCAGCTTCTCCAACTACGGCCGCTGCCTGGACCTGTTCGCACCCGGAGGCTCGATCGTCTCCACCAGGATGGGCGGCGGCACGCAGACCATGAGCGGCACGTCCATGGCCACCCCGCACGCTGCGGGCGCGGCCGCGATCTACCTGTCGGCGCACACCGGAGCCACCCCGCAGCAGGTGCGGGACGCTCTGGTGAACAACTCCCTCTCCGGGGTCGTCACCAACCCGGGCACGTCGTCCCCCAACAAGCTCCTCGACGTGAGCGACCTGGGCGGAACCCCCACCGAGCCGGGCGAACCCGTGGCCGCCTTCACGGCCCAGTGCTCCGCCACCGGCCCCGCCTGCGCCTTCGACGGCTCGGGCTCCTTCGATCCGGACGGCTCCATCAGCTCCTACGCATGGGACTTCGGCGACGGAACCACGGGGGAGGGCGCCAAGCCCTCACACACGTACGCGAAGGCCGGCACCTACGGCGTCCGTCTCACCGTCACCGACGACAGCGGTGAGACGGGCACCCTGACCAAGCAGGTCACGGCGGGGACCACCGAACCCCCGTCAGGCCAGGTGCCCACCGCCTCGTTCACCCTGTCCTGCTGGTACGCGGACTGCACCTTCGACGCCTCCGCCTCCACCGACCCGGACGACGACATCGCCTCCTACGCCTGGAAGTTCGGCGACAACACCACCGCGAACGGACGCACCGCGACCCACCGGTACCCCGCGGCCCAGCGGACCTACACCGCCCAGCTGACCGTCACCGACAAGGGCGGCAGGACGGGGACGGCCTCCCGCCAGGTCACCTGCTTCGCGGTCGGATCGGGCCAGCCGCTCTGCTTCGCGGGCTGA
- a CDS encoding HAL/PAL/TAL family ammonia-lyase translates to MSTTDSPHASGGRPASAVVLGSDTLTTDAAATAARNIENLDVSIDTEAAARMDASVKLRDTLIATHQPIYGVTTGFGDSARFHLSAEKAVQLQRNLITYHLNGTGPAASPEVARATMLVRANCLARGYSGIRRSVVQLLIDCLLHDITPLIPERGSVGASGDLVPLCYLADMLTGSGDVLVRGRRTSAGEALSSAGLKPVVLEAKEGLALINGTSFMSGFAVLATEDSAHLAMAADLGTALTTEALLGNRGHFHPAIHSQKPHPGQLRSAARIHTLLAGSGLSGDETAASRPDPATHAEGVIALGRAVQDPYSVRCAPHVTGVLLDTLSWVHQWLDTEINSTNDNPVFDPETGSVHNGGNFYGGHVGLAMDSLKLAVASVGDLLDRQLALLVDTRFNHGLTPNLAPRWDEDTTSAGLNHGFKGMQIAASALTAEALKLTGPATAHSRSTEAHNQDKVSMGTIAARDARTVVELVSEVAAIHLLAACQAVDLRDSAGLAEGTRAGYELIREHVPFVDRDRRMDTDVATIAGLIRSGALTEALRPHVVA, encoded by the coding sequence ATGAGTACGACCGATTCACCTCACGCGTCCGGCGGCCGACCGGCCTCGGCCGTCGTTCTGGGAAGCGACACGCTGACCACGGATGCCGCCGCGACCGCGGCCAGAAACATCGAGAACCTCGACGTGTCCATCGACACCGAGGCCGCAGCCCGTATGGACGCGTCGGTGAAGCTGCGCGACACGCTCATCGCCACCCACCAGCCGATCTACGGAGTCACGACGGGCTTCGGTGACAGCGCGCGGTTCCACCTCAGTGCCGAGAAGGCAGTGCAGCTCCAGCGCAACCTCATCACCTACCACCTGAACGGCACAGGCCCCGCGGCCTCGCCCGAGGTCGCGCGCGCCACCATGCTGGTACGCGCCAACTGCCTCGCGCGCGGCTATTCCGGCATCCGCCGGTCCGTGGTGCAACTGCTGATCGACTGCCTGCTGCACGACATCACCCCCCTGATCCCGGAGCGCGGCTCGGTGGGTGCGAGCGGAGACCTCGTACCCCTGTGCTACCTCGCGGACATGCTTACGGGATCAGGGGACGTTCTCGTACGGGGACGGAGGACGAGCGCGGGCGAGGCCTTGTCCTCGGCCGGGCTCAAGCCGGTCGTCCTCGAGGCCAAGGAAGGCCTCGCACTGATCAACGGCACCTCGTTCATGTCGGGCTTCGCCGTTCTCGCCACCGAGGATTCCGCCCACCTGGCGATGGCCGCAGACCTCGGCACGGCTCTGACCACGGAGGCGCTGCTCGGCAACCGGGGCCATTTCCACCCGGCGATCCACAGCCAGAAGCCGCATCCCGGCCAGCTGCGCTCCGCAGCACGGATACACACGCTGCTGGCCGGCTCCGGGCTGTCCGGGGACGAGACAGCGGCTTCGCGACCCGATCCCGCGACACACGCCGAGGGAGTCATCGCGCTGGGCCGCGCCGTGCAGGACCCCTATTCGGTCCGGTGCGCGCCGCATGTGACCGGCGTCCTTCTCGACACGCTGAGCTGGGTGCACCAGTGGCTCGACACCGAGATCAACTCGACGAACGACAACCCGGTGTTCGACCCCGAGACCGGAAGCGTCCACAACGGCGGTAATTTCTACGGCGGTCACGTGGGTCTCGCGATGGACTCCTTGAAGCTGGCGGTGGCCAGTGTCGGTGATCTGCTGGACCGTCAGCTCGCGCTGCTCGTGGACACCCGGTTCAATCACGGCCTGACGCCCAATCTGGCACCCCGGTGGGACGAGGACACGACGTCGGCCGGCCTCAACCACGGGTTCAAGGGCATGCAGATCGCGGCTTCCGCCCTCACGGCTGAGGCTCTCAAGCTCACCGGTCCCGCGACGGCGCACTCACGCTCGACCGAGGCGCACAACCAGGACAAGGTCAGCATGGGCACCATAGCGGCCCGGGACGCGCGAACGGTGGTGGAGCTGGTCTCCGAGGTGGCCGCGATCCATCTCCTGGCCGCCTGCCAAGCGGTCGACCTGCGGGACTCGGCCGGCCTCGCCGAGGGCACACGGGCCGGCTACGAACTCATCCGTGAGCACGTCCCTTTCGTCGACCGCGATCGCAGGATGGACACGGACGTGGCCACCATCGCCGGACTCATCCGGTCGGGTGCGCTCACGGAGGCCCTCCGCCCTCACGTGGTGGCCTGA
- a CDS encoding FAD-dependent oxidoreductase, with the protein MHVLIAGAGIGGLCLAQGLRRAGISCAVYERAPGINWSGYLLHMNADGGDALRRCLPENLYELYVRTSRGTPRRDVLVLQNHLGHELTTKPHAGPPNDPVTPHTTVHRRLLCQIMLAGVEDSVHFGRRAVAYRESAEGVSLELADGSVAHGDVLVAADGINSTIRRQLLPQVETAVVRQHVLLSRAPLTDEIAKALPEAFADSFTISVDPRGTLMAAGVFRPRRDITATGAELAPHAVIDPVDDYVTVSLEPDPAGIGLDDETFFAARGAALHTVMRSAVTDWSPGLRGLVDGVDPDSIVPKTIRMVRPTSPWPTSRVTVLGDSIHAMPPMFGDGANSALRDAAELADTLTDVAHGRGELLDAVEAYETRMRARTYPQLRLPPPPPLPATREAGLRPTSI; encoded by the coding sequence ATGCACGTCCTGATCGCGGGAGCCGGGATCGGTGGCCTCTGCCTGGCGCAGGGTCTGCGCCGGGCCGGCATCAGCTGCGCAGTCTACGAGCGCGCACCTGGCATCAACTGGTCCGGCTACCTGCTCCACATGAACGCGGACGGCGGGGACGCCCTGCGCCGCTGCCTCCCCGAGAACCTCTACGAACTCTACGTACGCACCTCACGAGGGACGCCGCGCCGTGATGTTCTCGTCCTGCAGAACCACCTGGGCCACGAGCTGACGACGAAGCCGCACGCCGGACCCCCGAACGACCCGGTCACGCCGCACACCACGGTGCACCGCAGGCTGCTGTGCCAGATCATGCTGGCCGGCGTCGAGGACAGCGTTCACTTCGGCCGGCGCGCCGTCGCCTACCGGGAGTCCGCCGAGGGCGTGAGCCTCGAACTCGCGGACGGCAGCGTGGCGCACGGCGACGTCCTGGTCGCGGCCGACGGGATCAACTCCACCATCCGCAGGCAGTTGCTGCCGCAGGTCGAGACTGCGGTGGTCAGACAGCACGTCCTGCTGTCGCGGGCGCCCCTCACGGACGAGATCGCGAAGGCTCTGCCCGAGGCCTTCGCCGACAGCTTCACGATCAGCGTGGATCCACGCGGCACCCTCATGGCGGCGGGAGTGTTCCGTCCACGCCGGGACATCACCGCCACCGGTGCGGAGCTGGCCCCCCATGCTGTGATCGATCCTGTCGACGACTACGTCACCGTGAGCCTGGAGCCGGATCCGGCCGGCATCGGCCTCGACGACGAGACGTTCTTCGCGGCGCGCGGTGCCGCTCTCCACACGGTCATGCGCAGTGCCGTCACCGACTGGAGCCCCGGTCTGCGTGGTCTCGTGGACGGAGTGGATCCCGATTCGATCGTCCCGAAGACCATACGCATGGTGCGACCCACGTCCCCCTGGCCCACGAGCCGTGTCACCGTTCTCGGCGACTCCATCCACGCGATGCCGCCCATGTTCGGCGACGGGGCGAACAGCGCGCTGCGCGACGCCGCGGAACTGGCGGACACCCTGACGGACGTGGCTCACGGCCGAGGTGAACTGCTCGACGCCGTGGAGGCCTACGAAACCCGGATGCGTGCCAGGACCTACCCCCAGCTGAGGCTTCCGCCGCCACCGCCCCTGCCGGCCACGCGCGAAGCGGGACTGCGCCCCACCTCCATCTGA
- a CDS encoding beta-ketoacyl-[acyl-carrier-protein] synthase family protein: MNNPIAITRIALATGFGDDTEETWRRVLDGESAVRATDRFSGAQVSQLDGDDVLRRLAGRIAGRDLPGNTGVVIGTNGAAEEAWLTGKPYAAPDAVAGMLGIRGPRMVFGTGCIAGTNAFCYAVDVLRSGQADAMVVVGVDLLTLTTMATFSSWRALDPAPTRPYAHSGGVNLGEGAAMVLLETQPREEDVIAYVRGYGLTADAFHVTSPPPDGDGLLRAMRIALEDAGVTPDAVDYVNGHGTGTPANDTAELAALRSLFGTEAPPVSSSKPQVGHTLGAAGVVEVALTALAIRDQVLPPTGNVGAVDAAALDWDIVPNRSREARIDLAMSNSLAFGGANGVVVLGRAPGTSVAGSGDRQVESRGTATVTDLDEAWLLTPPAYRGRLDELGLLTMAAGQAAWRDAGDTAPDPARVGVVLVTAGGPVATMEELHTARERNELHLVSPVTAPNVVSSVTAGYFSQALGLKGPLSAITSGPSATERDAVEYATGLIRQGRADGMVVIAADEDATGASARVLVGGSSCTS, encoded by the coding sequence ATGAACAATCCGATAGCCATCACGAGAATCGCCCTGGCCACAGGATTCGGAGACGACACCGAAGAGACGTGGCGGCGCGTCCTGGACGGGGAGAGCGCCGTGCGCGCCACCGACAGGTTCTCCGGTGCACAGGTGTCGCAACTCGACGGGGACGACGTACTCCGGAGGCTGGCGGGACGCATCGCCGGGCGTGACCTGCCCGGGAACACCGGCGTGGTGATCGGTACCAACGGCGCCGCCGAGGAAGCCTGGCTGACAGGCAAGCCCTACGCCGCCCCGGATGCCGTCGCCGGCATGCTCGGGATTCGGGGGCCTCGCATGGTCTTCGGCACCGGCTGCATCGCGGGGACCAACGCCTTCTGCTACGCCGTCGACGTGCTTCGCTCCGGACAGGCCGACGCGATGGTCGTCGTCGGCGTCGACCTGCTGACGCTGACGACCATGGCGACGTTCAGCAGTTGGCGTGCCCTCGACCCCGCCCCGACCCGCCCTTACGCGCACAGCGGCGGTGTCAATCTGGGCGAAGGCGCCGCGATGGTGCTGCTGGAGACACAGCCGCGTGAGGAGGACGTGATCGCCTATGTGCGCGGCTACGGTCTGACCGCTGACGCGTTTCACGTGACATCACCGCCCCCCGACGGCGACGGCCTCCTGCGAGCCATGCGGATCGCGCTCGAGGACGCCGGCGTCACCCCGGACGCCGTCGACTACGTCAACGGACACGGTACGGGCACCCCGGCGAACGACACGGCGGAGCTCGCCGCCCTGCGCTCTCTGTTCGGCACGGAGGCACCCCCCGTCAGCAGTTCGAAGCCGCAAGTCGGACACACCCTGGGCGCAGCCGGTGTGGTGGAGGTCGCCCTCACCGCGCTGGCCATCCGCGACCAGGTCCTGCCCCCGACCGGCAACGTCGGCGCCGTCGACGCGGCCGCTCTCGACTGGGACATCGTGCCGAACCGGTCCCGTGAGGCCAGGATCGACCTCGCCATGAGCAACTCGCTCGCCTTCGGTGGAGCCAACGGCGTCGTCGTGCTCGGGCGGGCGCCGGGCACGTCCGTCGCAGGGAGCGGTGACCGGCAGGTGGAATCCCGCGGCACGGCCACCGTGACCGATCTCGACGAGGCCTGGCTGCTGACACCCCCGGCCTACCGTGGCCGGCTCGACGAACTCGGGCTGCTGACCATGGCAGCGGGGCAGGCGGCCTGGCGCGATGCCGGAGACACCGCGCCCGACCCGGCCCGCGTCGGGGTGGTGCTGGTCACCGCCGGCGGTCCGGTCGCCACTATGGAGGAGCTCCACACGGCACGCGAGCGGAACGAACTGCACTTGGTCAGCCCGGTGACGGCGCCGAACGTGGTGAGCTCGGTGACGGCCGGCTACTTCAGCCAGGCACTCGGCCTGAAGGGACCCCTGAGCGCGATCACATCGGGGCCCTCCGCTACCGAGCGGGACGCCGTCGAGTACGCAACGGGTCTCATCCGGCAGGGACGCGCCGACGGAATGGTCGTCATCGCGGCCGACGAGGACGCTACCGGCGCCAGCGCCCGCGTACTGGTCGGAGGATCGTCATGCACGTCCTGA
- a CDS encoding class I adenylate-forming enzyme family protein, protein MSYPEVLPEAALAGAQDVLPADRPWQVRWDILDEADRASLLRTAVPETVTVRTSGSTGSPRSWSRTRTQLLAEAGQLAALWSDRDIDAVLAFAPPVHLYGLLTTVVLPATLGVPVFFVPSYDVPLPPLAGLHLGVAAIPWTFPILERHRAALTDVSTVSILHSTAKLPATAAEFTHRIGADRVSVTEIFGSTETGGVAHRRHPESAWTLFDDVSLVNGSGRGEVPLVVSGPRLAESLTQWDTGDFVEILDDRRLLFRGRRARLRKINGVRVDLDEVQRHLFAATTCTDLACLPVDDPLRGESFSVLVVADDFAERDLEAVVRAEAKNWGLAPHEVLCVPRIDRTETGKIRG, encoded by the coding sequence GTGAGTTATCCGGAGGTACTTCCGGAGGCGGCCCTCGCCGGCGCCCAGGACGTGTTGCCGGCGGACCGGCCCTGGCAGGTCCGCTGGGACATCCTCGACGAGGCGGATCGTGCCTCTCTGCTGCGGACCGCGGTGCCGGAGACCGTTACCGTACGCACATCCGGCTCCACCGGCTCGCCCCGGTCCTGGAGCCGGACCCGTACGCAGCTGCTCGCGGAAGCAGGCCAACTCGCCGCGCTGTGGAGCGATCGCGACATCGACGCCGTCCTGGCGTTCGCTCCGCCCGTTCATCTCTACGGGCTGCTGACCACGGTCGTCCTGCCCGCCACCCTGGGTGTCCCCGTCTTCTTCGTGCCGAGCTACGACGTTCCCCTGCCACCGCTGGCCGGATTGCACCTCGGGGTCGCGGCGATCCCGTGGACCTTCCCGATTCTGGAACGTCATCGTGCCGCTCTCACGGACGTGTCCACGGTCTCGATCCTGCACAGCACCGCGAAGCTCCCCGCGACCGCGGCCGAATTCACGCACCGGATCGGTGCCGACCGCGTCAGCGTCACCGAGATCTTCGGCTCGACGGAAACAGGCGGTGTCGCACACCGCAGGCACCCCGAAAGCGCGTGGACCCTCTTCGACGACGTGAGCCTGGTGAACGGTTCAGGGCGGGGTGAGGTACCGCTGGTGGTGTCCGGTCCCCGCCTTGCCGAATCACTGACTCAGTGGGACACCGGCGACTTCGTGGAAATCCTCGACGACCGCCGGCTGCTCTTCCGTGGCAGGCGCGCACGCCTGCGCAAGATCAACGGTGTGCGTGTGGACCTGGACGAGGTCCAGCGTCATCTGTTCGCTGCCACGACCTGTACCGACCTCGCCTGCCTGCCGGTCGACGATCCGCTGCGGGGCGAGAGCTTCTCCGTTCTCGTCGTCGCGGACGACTTCGCCGAGCGAGACCTCGAAGCAGTCGTCCGCGCCGAGGCGAAGAACTGGGGTCTGGCTCCCCACGAGGTGCTGTGCGTACCCCGGATAGACCGTACCGAGACAGGAAAGATCCGCGGATGA
- a CDS encoding SDR family NAD(P)-dependent oxidoreductase, giving the protein MAVPGRLEGKVAFISGTGRFGIGRIAAELFAREGAKVFGCARHEETSAETVRSVRASGGVMEALAPVDLSEPEGAQQWIDAGIEAFGGIDILVNNAGALRTGEFDKQPLDDWYFTVKNEMHLPYLCTRAAWPHLKQRGGGVVINMASVAGMRGVAFHPMLAHGVTKGGMLAFTQHLAAAGAGHNIRSVAISPAMVRSEATQTHIDSGEFDEVLRMTPSRRICEPEEVANLALFLASDEAPYINGANIVIDGGVSAMGG; this is encoded by the coding sequence ATGGCTGTGCCAGGGAGACTTGAAGGAAAGGTTGCCTTCATCAGCGGCACCGGTCGATTCGGGATCGGCAGAATCGCCGCAGAGTTGTTCGCCAGGGAGGGGGCGAAGGTATTCGGTTGCGCCAGACACGAGGAAACATCCGCGGAAACGGTCCGAAGCGTGCGCGCGTCCGGAGGAGTGATGGAGGCACTCGCCCCTGTGGATCTGTCCGAGCCGGAGGGTGCGCAACAGTGGATAGACGCCGGAATCGAGGCGTTCGGCGGTATCGACATCCTGGTGAACAACGCGGGGGCCCTACGCACCGGCGAGTTCGACAAACAGCCACTCGACGACTGGTACTTCACGGTCAAGAATGAGATGCACCTGCCCTACCTGTGCACTCGTGCCGCCTGGCCGCACCTGAAGCAGCGTGGTGGGGGCGTCGTCATCAACATGGCCTCGGTTGCGGGGATGCGGGGCGTGGCATTCCACCCCATGCTCGCCCACGGCGTCACGAAGGGCGGCATGCTCGCATTCACTCAGCATCTCGCCGCTGCCGGTGCGGGGCACAACATCCGTTCGGTCGCCATCAGTCCGGCCATGGTGCGCAGCGAGGCCACACAGACCCACATCGACTCCGGGGAATTCGACGAAGTACTCCGGATGACCCCTTCCCGCCGGATCTGCGAGCCGGAGGAAGTGGCGAACCTCGCCCTTTTCCTGGCTTCGGACGAGGCGCCGTACATCAACGGGGCGAATATCGTCATCGACGGTGGAGTCTCAGCGATGGGCGGTTGA